One Gloeobacter morelensis MG652769 DNA window includes the following coding sequences:
- a CDS encoding helix-turn-helix domain-containing protein gives MQKPHSILPLNAASPESPRVAVVCIPGGEGVSLGPHGHTFFEILYIEEGEGWHWLGSRKLWARAGDLFLIAPNEIHDMSGIRGQKSWIVAFEADALAVERGMGNSWLVSDDLLLLAFLRPKGVESGHFQVPAAEQPHWQTRLEKMAHELDHKRVGFAEAVCAMLVLMLIDTARLASSHANQQPLHLQPLLASALRFIADNYKQQISLSDVARSVNRSPAYLTDFVRRETGRTVLCWIVEYRMAEARRLLVSTEYSVQQIAEMTGYLDAGHFSKQFRRLHNAPPQVWRHAHWKTNAGPVSAAHS, from the coding sequence GTGCAGAAGCCCCACAGCATCCTCCCCCTCAACGCTGCGTCTCCTGAATCCCCCCGCGTCGCGGTCGTCTGCATTCCCGGCGGCGAGGGGGTGTCGCTCGGTCCCCACGGCCATACGTTCTTTGAGATTTTATATATCGAAGAAGGGGAAGGCTGGCACTGGCTGGGCTCGCGCAAGCTCTGGGCGAGGGCCGGGGATTTGTTCTTGATTGCCCCCAACGAAATTCACGACATGAGCGGTATCCGGGGCCAAAAAAGCTGGATTGTCGCCTTTGAGGCGGACGCCCTGGCCGTCGAGCGCGGGATGGGCAATTCCTGGCTGGTCAGCGACGATCTGCTGCTGCTCGCTTTTTTGCGTCCGAAGGGCGTCGAGAGCGGTCACTTTCAGGTGCCGGCAGCCGAGCAGCCGCACTGGCAGACCCGCTTAGAAAAGATGGCCCACGAACTCGATCACAAGCGCGTCGGATTTGCCGAGGCCGTCTGCGCGATGCTGGTGCTGATGCTAATCGATACGGCGCGGCTTGCCTCCTCCCATGCCAACCAGCAACCTTTGCACCTGCAGCCGTTGCTTGCCAGTGCGCTTCGCTTCATTGCCGACAATTACAAACAGCAGATCAGCCTCAGCGATGTCGCCCGCTCGGTCAACCGCTCTCCGGCCTATTTGACCGATTTTGTCCGGCGCGAGACCGGGCGCACGGTGCTGTGCTGGATTGTCGAATACCGCATGGCCGAAGCGCGGCGGCTTTTAGTCTCCACCGAGTACTCGGTACAGCAGATAGCCGAGATGACCGGGTACCTCGATGCCGGCCATTTCAGCAAACAGTTTCGCAGGCTCCACAACGCCCCGCCCCAGGTCTGGCGCCACGCCCACTGGAAGACGAACGCCGGCCCGGTGAGCGCCGCCCACAGCTAG
- a CDS encoding type II toxin-antitoxin system ParD family antitoxin → MPSSYAIGDHFEQFIRRQIESGRYTSASEVVREALRLLEGRERLREIELDEYRAKIREGIASPGLPAEHVFARLEQKYRAMLDQQP, encoded by the coding sequence GTGCCATCGAGTTACGCCATAGGCGATCACTTCGAGCAATTTATCCGCCGGCAAATTGAAAGCGGGCGTTACACCAGTGCAAGCGAAGTGGTGCGCGAGGCGTTGCGTCTTTTGGAAGGGCGGGAGCGTCTGCGCGAAATCGAACTTGATGAATACCGTGCGAAAATTCGCGAAGGCATTGCTAGCCCCGGACTGCCTGCCGAGCATGTTTTTGCCCGCCTTGAGCAAAAGTATCGGGCCATGCTTGACCAGCAGCCTTGA
- a CDS encoding cupin domain-containing protein, producing the protein MHIVPTDRVRPPCGERTNPLSKLLRLVEGVTLAAEREHYLADSLEYLFPFEHLEMGAPWNGEPLHPGHQDDKGDFQKQNVLDFHSGDAFVVRGWVHCGEWTGPFLRLSYRGGPDSRLWQSCPGGLGEAIRLWLKVGEANTARPLVVPYNRLSGRYEVELWGCSPAVLDHLDQKGAAALARGELQGRPDLVRGNRTDFLPQHTADHHPLAAIAPDHTLHPVLPLAIELAWASADERIWDSQNGRNYRYQFRMPLRGSDHYRQTGTSRSPHGGLGLLEYRNLFSNYGHHRGSDELGRRVAPWSFDAFGRKHPEGTTENFLAVDYLDLSVLYPGGGIGLHRHRDNQEIFVMSQGQGLMITGDWCQHSDRERCFEIRLLKAGHLVLLKAGQLHGLLNTTEESIALLTLGGYD; encoded by the coding sequence ATGCATATCGTTCCCACCGACCGGGTGCGTCCGCCCTGCGGCGAGCGCACCAACCCGCTTTCGAAGTTGCTGAGGCTCGTTGAGGGGGTGACCCTTGCCGCCGAGCGCGAACACTACCTGGCCGACAGCCTCGAATATCTCTTCCCTTTCGAACACCTCGAAATGGGCGCCCCCTGGAACGGCGAGCCGCTGCACCCTGGCCACCAGGACGACAAAGGCGACTTTCAAAAACAGAACGTGCTCGATTTTCACAGCGGCGACGCGTTCGTGGTGCGCGGCTGGGTGCACTGCGGCGAGTGGACGGGACCGTTTTTGCGTCTATCGTACCGGGGTGGCCCCGATTCGCGGCTGTGGCAGAGCTGCCCCGGCGGTCTGGGCGAGGCGATCCGGCTGTGGCTGAAGGTGGGAGAAGCGAATACCGCCCGACCCCTCGTCGTCCCCTACAACCGTCTGAGCGGTCGCTACGAGGTGGAACTGTGGGGGTGCAGCCCGGCGGTCCTCGACCATCTCGACCAAAAAGGCGCCGCCGCCCTGGCCCGCGGCGAGTTGCAAGGCCGGCCCGATCTGGTGCGCGGCAACCGTACCGATTTTTTACCCCAGCACACCGCAGACCACCACCCGCTCGCCGCAATCGCCCCCGACCACACCCTGCACCCGGTCTTGCCGCTCGCTATCGAACTGGCCTGGGCGAGCGCAGACGAGCGCATCTGGGATTCGCAGAACGGCCGCAACTACCGCTACCAGTTCCGCATGCCCCTGCGCGGCAGCGACCACTATCGGCAGACCGGTACCAGCCGCTCCCCCCATGGCGGCCTCGGCCTGCTGGAGTACCGCAACTTGTTTTCCAATTACGGGCACCATCGGGGGAGCGACGAACTCGGCCGCCGCGTCGCCCCCTGGAGCTTCGATGCCTTCGGCCGCAAGCACCCCGAGGGAACCACCGAAAACTTTCTGGCCGTCGATTATCTGGATCTGAGCGTGCTCTACCCCGGCGGCGGCATCGGCCTGCACCGCCACCGCGACAACCAGGAAATCTTTGTGATGAGCCAGGGCCAGGGTCTGATGATCACCGGCGACTGGTGCCAGCACAGCGATCGGGAGCGCTGCTTCGAAATTCGGCTCCTAAAAGCGGGGCACCTCGTGCTGCTCAAAGCCGGCCAACTGCACGGCTTGCTCAACACCACAGAAGAAAGTATAGCTCTGCTTACACTAGGTGGTTACGACTGA
- a CDS encoding type II toxin-antitoxin system RelE/ParE family toxin, translating to MVSVPCIFSTFANLDLEEIADYIARDNPRRALSYIGEIRDRCRSLISFPEAAPLREEFGAGIRVVPFGRYLIFYTTQPDAVRIEPILPGSRNLSSDDFLT from the coding sequence ATGGTTTCCGTGCCGTGCATCTTTTCGACTTTTGCCAATCTCGACCTTGAGGAGATTGCCGATTACATCGCCCGCGACAACCCACGCCGCGCGTTGTCCTATATCGGCGAAATTCGTGATCGCTGCCGGAGCCTTATCTCCTTCCCAGAGGCTGCACCTTTGCGAGAAGAGTTCGGTGCGGGCATTCGCGTGGTTCCGTTTGGTCGGTATCTGATTTTCTACACGACGCAGCCCGACGCCGTTCGAATTGAGCCCATCTTGCCCGGTTCGCGCAACTTATCGAGCGACGACTTTCTCACCTGA
- a CDS encoding NADP-dependent isocitrate dehydrogenase codes for MSKLTVKTTVVDIDGDEMTRIIWEMIQQKLLRPYLEMTIERYDLGIENRDATDDRVTVEAAEAVKRYGVGVKCATITPDEARVQEFGLKKMWKSPNGTIRNILGGTVFREPIICRNIPRLVPGWTRPIVVARHAFGDQYRATEYRVPGPGKLKLVFEPAQGGEPVEQTVFDFADKGVALGMYNLDVSIAGFARACFNFALTRNWPVYLSTKNTILKVYDGNFKDIFQSVYDSEFKAAFAERGLSYEHRLIDDMVAAALKWSGGFVWACKNYDGDVQSDVVAQGFGSLGLMTSILLTPDGKTVETEAAHGTVTRHYRLHQQGKQTSTNPIASIFAWSRGLWYRGQFDGTPEICAFAELLERVCVETVEAGEMTRDLALLVSPEQPYLTTGAFIDAIAHRLDAAYAERFAA; via the coding sequence GTGTCTAAGTTGACGGTGAAGACGACCGTGGTTGATATCGACGGCGATGAGATGACCCGGATTATCTGGGAGATGATCCAGCAGAAGCTGCTCAGGCCGTATCTGGAGATGACGATCGAGCGCTACGACCTCGGCATCGAAAACCGCGACGCCACCGACGATCGGGTGACGGTGGAGGCGGCCGAGGCCGTCAAGCGCTACGGCGTGGGCGTCAAGTGCGCCACGATCACCCCCGACGAGGCGCGCGTCCAAGAGTTTGGCCTCAAGAAGATGTGGAAGTCCCCCAACGGCACCATCCGCAACATCCTCGGGGGGACGGTCTTTCGCGAGCCGATCATCTGTCGCAACATCCCGCGATTGGTGCCCGGCTGGACGCGACCTATCGTCGTCGCCCGCCACGCCTTCGGCGATCAGTACCGCGCCACCGAGTACCGCGTGCCGGGGCCGGGAAAACTCAAACTCGTCTTCGAGCCGGCCCAAGGGGGTGAGCCAGTCGAGCAGACGGTTTTCGATTTTGCAGACAAAGGCGTCGCCCTGGGCATGTACAACCTCGATGTGTCGATCGCCGGGTTTGCCAGGGCCTGCTTCAACTTCGCCCTCACCCGCAACTGGCCGGTGTACCTGTCGACCAAAAACACGATCCTCAAAGTCTACGACGGCAACTTTAAAGACATCTTCCAGAGCGTCTACGACAGCGAATTCAAGGCCGCCTTTGCCGAGCGCGGTTTGAGTTACGAACACCGCCTGATCGACGACATGGTGGCCGCCGCCCTCAAATGGTCGGGCGGGTTTGTCTGGGCCTGCAAGAACTACGACGGCGACGTGCAATCGGACGTGGTGGCCCAGGGCTTCGGCTCCCTGGGCTTGATGACCTCGATTTTGCTCACTCCCGACGGCAAGACGGTCGAGACCGAGGCCGCCCACGGCACAGTCACCCGCCACTACCGCCTGCACCAGCAGGGCAAGCAGACCTCCACCAACCCGATCGCTTCGATTTTTGCCTGGAGCCGGGGACTTTGGTACCGCGGCCAGTTCGACGGTACCCCGGAGATTTGCGCTTTTGCCGAATTGCTGGAGCGCGTCTGCGTCGAGACGGTCGAGGCGGGCGAGATGACCAGGGATCTAGCGCTGCTGGTGAGCCCCGAGCAGCCGTACCTCACCACCGGCGCATTTATCGACGCCATCGCCCACAGGCTCGATGCCGCCTACGCAGAACGCTTCGCCGCTTGA
- a CDS encoding GNAT family N-acetyltransferase — protein sequence MKDLQDIEVFVAASVYPAFDHPDLTDDQRAENERIVQISRAACESAIKAERRCIFVARGAQSQLAGFVIVDEADPQLPEIDWLIVGAQYHGTGVAQALMAQALQHIGPERQVKLSVIHYNGRAIRFYEKCGFRDAGWATGNYKISRRLMLRAGVAVNDPPPSGQLRQPDISNPSAS from the coding sequence TTGAAAGATCTGCAGGACATTGAGGTGTTTGTGGCGGCCTCGGTATACCCGGCATTCGACCATCCGGATCTCACTGACGACCAACGCGCTGAGAACGAACGCATTGTGCAGATTTCCCGCGCGGCGTGCGAGAGTGCCATCAAGGCTGAAAGGCGCTGTATTTTCGTGGCGCGCGGTGCCCAAAGCCAACTGGCGGGCTTTGTCATCGTCGATGAAGCGGACCCGCAACTGCCTGAGATCGACTGGTTGATCGTAGGAGCGCAATACCACGGAACGGGGGTGGCGCAGGCACTGATGGCCCAAGCGCTCCAGCACATCGGACCCGAGCGGCAAGTCAAGCTCAGCGTCATCCATTACAACGGGCGAGCCATTCGGTTCTATGAAAAATGCGGGTTTCGCGATGCGGGTTGGGCAACTGGAAACTACAAAATTTCGCGCCGGTTGATGCTCAGAGCGGGTGTCGCTGTCAACGACCCACCGCCCAGTGGCCAGTTGCGACAACCTGATATCTCTAACCCATCGGCAAGTTGA
- a CDS encoding type II toxin-antitoxin system VapC family toxin, producing MIAIDTSAIVAILLGEPEAERFARAIEQDEEPLLSAASLVELFLVMKHKQGSASAPLIEQFLATGGISVCSVTPEQARRAQEAAYRFGILNFGDVFSYALAKERGIGLLFKGTDFAVTDLIAAPF from the coding sequence ATGATCGCGATCGATACTTCCGCCATCGTCGCCATTCTTCTTGGTGAGCCCGAAGCGGAGCGCTTCGCACGCGCCATCGAGCAGGACGAAGAACCGCTGCTCTCCGCTGCTTCCCTGGTTGAGCTTTTCCTCGTGATGAAACACAAGCAGGGGTCGGCCTCTGCGCCCTTGATCGAGCAGTTCCTGGCTACGGGCGGGATCAGCGTCTGTTCTGTCACCCCCGAACAAGCCCGCCGCGCTCAAGAAGCCGCCTATCGCTTCGGCATACTGAATTTTGGCGATGTGTTTTCTTATGCGCTCGCCAAGGAGAGGGGCATCGGTCTTCTGTTCAAAGGTACCGACTTCGCGGTGACCGATCTCATCGCCGCACCCTTCTAG
- a CDS encoding Crp/Fnr family transcriptional regulator, with product MSQLTLNSYQSLPQYHYCVGETIPCSAHHIYLCISGVVLIATSHATGEEGLLGLVTPSLPFGLPLSEVSPYRATALTAVSVYRLHVAELRQCPRIAQQVLPYLIESLKRNEEFLIVSNRRSIAERFEAFLALLCRRVGRRTEEGVLLDIRLTHQQIANAINATRVSVTRLLTRYREEGIVVERQQKWIVREADSRPPAPVVAEERVLTGQTAGV from the coding sequence ATGAGCCAGCTTACCTTAAATAGCTACCAATCTCTGCCGCAGTACCACTATTGCGTGGGTGAAACGATTCCCTGTTCCGCCCATCACATCTACCTGTGCATCAGCGGCGTGGTGCTGATTGCCACCTCCCACGCCACGGGTGAAGAAGGCTTGCTTGGCCTGGTGACCCCGAGCTTGCCCTTTGGTCTGCCCCTCAGCGAAGTGAGCCCTTACCGGGCGACGGCGCTGACGGCCGTGAGCGTCTATCGATTGCACGTTGCCGAACTCAGACAATGCCCCCGCATCGCCCAGCAGGTCTTGCCCTATTTGATCGAGAGTCTCAAGCGCAATGAAGAATTTTTGATCGTCAGTAACCGGCGCAGCATTGCGGAGCGTTTCGAGGCTTTTTTGGCGCTGCTGTGCAGGCGGGTTGGCCGCCGCACCGAGGAGGGCGTTCTGCTGGATATCCGCCTGACCCACCAGCAGATCGCCAATGCCATCAACGCCACCCGCGTGAGCGTCACCCGGCTTTTGACCCGCTACCGCGAGGAGGGCATCGTGGTGGAGCGCCAACAAAAATGGATCGTGCGCGAAGCGGATTCCCGGCCGCCGGCGCCGGTAGTTGCCGAGGAGCGGGTGCTGACGGGCCAAACGGCAGGCGTTTGA
- a CDS encoding glycoside hydrolase family 1 protein: MPESYTDNTEPKGSGDFLWGVASSGYQSEGGFNGPGQPHNNWARGEAKGTVMRTGAAAQFWTRYEADFWLCRGMGLNSFRLGLEWARIQPRFEARPGPAPAFDTAALDAYAERLAACRRAGLEPVVTLHHFTHPAWLGPDAWLAPATVDGFAEYVRVAMGHINRRLVDSYGLAPVHWYITINEPNMLVINSYFGRQFPAGPHRGTEASLRAYDHLLAAHIRAYNTIHNLYEQAGWPRPRVTLNTFASDLYWSDKVLWDLLCLRERAIPAANLREHLHQQAERFETALAAAQLPFVRDLPYRTGRLVHWWANRFGYRSFDSRHFALLLRTLETSPRARVIDYIAIDYYDPFVAHTLRLPSFSDFEFKTTGLRAWMMSGITSKWWDWRSLPEGLHFFCGHYAAEYNLPVLIAENGMALRRKPDNSAAGHRPDQLLRSQFLEAHIQQVQRLRAERVPVAGYLHWSLTDNYEWGSYTPRFGLFAIDFAKGSERLVEDHLGDRPSETYARLVRAAQLQQAH; this comes from the coding sequence ATGCCCGAGTCCTACACCGACAACACCGAGCCAAAAGGGAGCGGCGATTTTCTCTGGGGGGTGGCCTCCTCCGGCTACCAGAGCGAGGGCGGCTTCAACGGTCCCGGCCAGCCCCACAACAACTGGGCGCGCGGCGAAGCGAAAGGTACCGTCATGCGCACCGGGGCCGCAGCCCAGTTCTGGACGCGCTACGAAGCCGATTTTTGGCTCTGCCGGGGCATGGGCCTCAATAGCTTTCGTCTGGGACTGGAGTGGGCGCGCATCCAACCGCGCTTCGAGGCCCGGCCCGGCCCCGCCCCCGCCTTTGACACCGCCGCCCTCGACGCTTACGCCGAGCGGCTCGCTGCCTGCCGCCGCGCCGGTCTGGAGCCGGTCGTGACGCTGCACCACTTTACCCATCCCGCCTGGTTGGGGCCGGACGCGTGGCTTGCCCCCGCCACCGTCGACGGTTTTGCCGAGTATGTCCGCGTCGCCATGGGCCATATCAACCGCCGCCTGGTCGATAGCTACGGTCTGGCGCCGGTGCACTGGTACATCACCATCAATGAGCCGAACATGCTGGTGATCAACAGCTACTTTGGCCGCCAGTTTCCGGCCGGGCCGCACCGGGGAACGGAAGCGAGCCTGCGGGCCTACGACCATCTGCTTGCCGCCCACATCCGGGCCTACAACACCATCCACAATCTCTACGAGCAAGCGGGTTGGCCCCGGCCGCGCGTCACCCTCAACACCTTCGCAAGCGATCTCTACTGGTCCGACAAGGTGCTCTGGGACTTGCTGTGCCTGCGCGAGCGGGCCATTCCCGCCGCCAATCTGCGCGAGCACCTGCACCAGCAGGCGGAGCGCTTCGAGACCGCCCTTGCCGCAGCGCAATTGCCCTTCGTGCGGGATCTGCCCTACCGCACCGGCCGCCTCGTGCACTGGTGGGCCAACCGCTTCGGGTACCGCTCCTTCGACAGCCGCCACTTTGCGCTGTTGTTGCGCACGCTGGAGACGAGCCCCCGAGCGCGGGTCATCGACTACATCGCCATCGACTACTACGACCCATTTGTGGCCCACACGCTGCGCCTGCCCTCGTTTTCGGATTTTGAATTTAAGACCACCGGCCTGCGCGCCTGGATGATGAGCGGCATCACCAGCAAATGGTGGGACTGGCGCAGCCTGCCGGAGGGATTGCACTTTTTTTGTGGCCACTACGCGGCGGAGTACAACCTGCCGGTGCTCATCGCCGAAAACGGCATGGCTCTGCGGCGCAAACCCGACAACAGCGCCGCCGGTCACCGTCCGGATCAATTACTGCGCAGCCAGTTTCTCGAAGCGCACATCCAGCAGGTGCAGCGCCTGCGCGCCGAGAGAGTGCCCGTGGCTGGTTACCTGCACTGGTCGCTCACCGACAACTACGAGTGGGGCTCCTACACGCCGCGCTTCGGCCTGTTTGCCATCGATTTTGCAAAGGGTAGTGAGCGGCTGGTGGAAGATCACCTGGGGGACCGCCCTTCCGAGACCTATGCGCGCCTGGTGCGTGCCGCCCAGCTGCAACAGGCTCACTGA
- a CDS encoding type II toxin-antitoxin system VapB family antitoxin — protein sequence MQQINIKSDKAYRMANELSRLTGESVTQAITQAIEERLEKIRAQARSRREGIAERLLALGTRSVALPILDPRAPDEILYDENGLPKNPMAAR from the coding sequence ATGCAGCAAATCAACATTAAAAGCGACAAAGCCTATCGGATGGCGAACGAACTGAGCCGCTTGACCGGGGAAAGCGTGACCCAGGCGATCACCCAAGCCATTGAAGAGCGGCTCGAAAAGATTCGTGCTCAGGCGCGCAGCCGCCGCGAGGGTATCGCCGAACGACTGCTTGCCCTTGGCACCAGGAGCGTGGCGCTTCCCATCCTTGACCCGCGCGCGCCCGACGAGATCCTCTACGACGAGAACGGATTGCCGAAAAACCCGATGGCGGCTCGATGA
- a CDS encoding amylo-alpha-1,6-glucosidase has protein sequence MDMAFGREVCCDLPSAQKREWLVTNGLGSYACGTVAGLLTRGYHGLLVTALKPPLGQTLQVAKLDETAQYDGRSYPLFANRWIDGVNPEGQVHIEHFGLDGAVPHWRFACADALVAKQIWMQPGANTTYVRYRLLRATQPLTLSLKVLVNYRNHHGRTRAGNWQMDIESVPDGIRVMAFDGAAPFWVRAAGAVFTTSHLWYRQFFLTAEHERGLEPLDDHLCAATVECTLQPGQELTVVASAEPKVNLDGSHGLARRVAYEQNLLDAWKSADPAGGTDPGWVARLVLAADQFIVERPLPGTAPGKTVIAGYPWFSDWGRDTMISLSGLTLVTGRPQVAGAILRTFAPFVSRGMLPNRFPDDGSPLGEGDYNTVDATLWYFEAIRAYTQATGDGRLLGDLFTILAEIVDWYSRGTRFHICQDPHDGLLYAGEAGVQLTWMDAKVGDWVVTPRIGKPIEVNALWYHALCTMADFAHQLGRSASEYEAMAKRTRRGFERFWNPAVGYCFDVLEGPGGDDPALRPNQLLAVSLSNSPLDNERQRALVDVCARTLLAGCGLRSLAPGSLFYQGRYGGDQKSRDGAYHQGTAWGWLLGVFVQAHLRAYGDRAQARGFLEPIADHLRDAGLGTVSEIFDGEAPMIPKGCIAQAWSVAEILCAWRYSR, from the coding sequence ATGGATATGGCATTCGGGCGGGAGGTCTGTTGTGATCTGCCCTCGGCACAAAAGCGCGAATGGCTGGTCACCAACGGTCTGGGCAGTTACGCCTGCGGCACGGTGGCGGGGCTTTTGACCCGGGGGTACCACGGATTGCTGGTTACCGCCCTCAAGCCGCCCTTGGGCCAAACTTTGCAAGTGGCGAAGCTCGACGAGACCGCCCAGTACGACGGGCGAAGCTATCCGCTGTTTGCCAACCGTTGGATAGACGGTGTCAACCCCGAAGGGCAGGTGCATATCGAGCACTTCGGTCTCGACGGGGCGGTACCCCACTGGCGCTTTGCCTGCGCCGACGCGCTGGTGGCCAAGCAGATCTGGATGCAGCCGGGGGCGAACACCACCTACGTCCGCTACCGCCTGCTGCGCGCCACCCAACCGCTCACCCTTTCTCTCAAGGTGCTGGTCAACTATCGCAACCACCACGGCCGCACCCGGGCCGGCAACTGGCAGATGGACATCGAGTCGGTCCCGGACGGCATCCGGGTGATGGCCTTCGACGGGGCGGCGCCTTTTTGGGTGAGGGCGGCGGGGGCAGTCTTTACCACCAGCCACCTGTGGTACCGGCAATTTTTTCTGACGGCCGAGCATGAACGGGGACTCGAACCCCTCGACGATCATCTGTGCGCAGCTACGGTCGAATGCACCTTGCAACCCGGTCAAGAACTGACCGTAGTGGCGAGCGCCGAGCCTAAGGTGAACCTCGACGGTTCCCATGGCCTAGCCAGGCGCGTCGCCTACGAGCAAAACCTGTTGGACGCTTGGAAAAGTGCGGACCCGGCCGGCGGCACAGACCCCGGCTGGGTGGCCCGGTTGGTGCTCGCGGCGGATCAGTTTATCGTCGAGCGGCCTCTGCCCGGTACCGCCCCCGGCAAAACAGTGATTGCCGGGTACCCGTGGTTCAGCGATTGGGGACGCGACACAATGATCTCCTTGAGTGGCCTTACCCTCGTCACCGGTCGGCCGCAGGTTGCCGGGGCCATCTTGCGCACGTTTGCCCCCTTCGTCAGCCGCGGCATGCTTCCCAACCGCTTTCCCGACGACGGCTCGCCTCTGGGAGAAGGCGACTACAACACGGTGGATGCCACGCTCTGGTACTTCGAGGCGATCCGCGCCTACACGCAGGCCACCGGCGATGGGCGGCTGTTGGGCGATCTGTTCACGATCCTGGCTGAGATCGTCGACTGGTATAGCCGGGGCACCCGCTTTCATATCTGTCAAGATCCGCACGACGGTCTGCTGTACGCGGGCGAGGCGGGGGTGCAGCTCACCTGGATGGACGCGAAGGTGGGCGACTGGGTGGTTACCCCCCGCATCGGCAAACCGATCGAGGTCAACGCCCTCTGGTACCACGCCCTGTGCACCATGGCCGATTTTGCCCACCAGTTGGGCCGATCGGCCTCTGAGTACGAGGCGATGGCCAAGCGGACCCGGCGCGGGTTCGAGCGCTTCTGGAATCCGGCGGTCGGCTACTGCTTCGATGTGCTGGAGGGCCCCGGCGGAGACGACCCGGCTTTGCGCCCCAACCAGCTGTTGGCCGTCTCGCTGTCCAACAGCCCCCTGGACAACGAGCGCCAGCGCGCCCTCGTCGATGTGTGCGCCCGCACGCTGCTGGCCGGCTGCGGGTTGAGAAGCCTCGCCCCCGGTTCGCTTTTTTACCAGGGCCGCTACGGCGGAGACCAAAAATCGCGCGACGGCGCCTACCACCAGGGCACTGCCTGGGGCTGGCTGCTGGGCGTGTTCGTGCAGGCCCACCTGCGCGCCTACGGCGATCGGGCGCAGGCGCGGGGTTTTCTAGAGCCCATCGCCGATCACCTGCGCGATGCCGGGCTGGGGACGGTGAGCGAAATTTTTGACGGGGAGGCGCCGATGATCCCCAAAGGCTGTATCGCCCAGGCCTGGTCGGTGGCCGAAATCTTGTGCGCCTGGCGCTACAGCCGCTAA
- a CDS encoding MGDG synthase family glycosyltransferase produces MPRILIFHASLGSGHIHAANALGEAFSRYADVEVQIEDALAYASPILRETLIRAYEQLSEKAPQLYRLIYEGSDVSDLKDSMSNTLLLSKIERPFFRKFEQLIKQAAPDVFICVQQIPSRLVQLFKQEFDWPQPHYVVITDAVAHSTWINYEVDGYFLASDLTASILTKQGVDPELLHVTGIPVKLEIAEAKPARQMRERHDLPLDTPVIALFGGGLQPRRVRLMVAGLLESPFAGTLAVVAGRNHALGTALADLEDGPAMRLRSLGQIDFVDDLIAASDLVITKAGGLIASEVMARGTPMVIVDPIPGQEEWNADAIAAYGAGIQLRLPEMVAPTVQFLLSAPEHLAFMRSQARKYGRPTAALAVVESILARLSV; encoded by the coding sequence ATGCCCAGAATATTGATCTTTCATGCCTCCTTAGGTTCGGGCCACATCCACGCCGCCAACGCCCTGGGTGAGGCGTTCTCCCGCTATGCGGACGTTGAGGTGCAAATCGAGGATGCCCTCGCCTACGCCAGCCCGATCCTGCGCGAGACACTCATCCGCGCCTACGAACAGCTCAGTGAGAAAGCTCCGCAACTCTACCGGCTCATCTACGAAGGCAGTGACGTCTCCGACCTCAAAGACTCGATGAGCAACACGCTGCTGCTCAGCAAAATCGAACGGCCGTTTTTTCGCAAGTTCGAGCAACTGATCAAGCAGGCAGCCCCCGACGTGTTTATCTGCGTCCAGCAAATTCCGAGCCGGTTGGTGCAGCTATTCAAGCAGGAGTTCGACTGGCCCCAGCCGCACTATGTCGTGATTACCGACGCGGTCGCCCACAGCACCTGGATCAACTACGAGGTGGACGGCTACTTTCTGGCGAGCGATCTGACCGCGAGCATCCTCACCAAACAGGGTGTCGACCCCGAGTTGCTGCACGTAACCGGCATCCCCGTCAAACTCGAAATCGCCGAAGCCAAACCCGCCCGGCAGATGCGCGAGCGCCACGACCTGCCGCTGGACACGCCGGTGATTGCCCTTTTTGGTGGCGGCCTGCAGCCGCGGCGGGTGCGGCTGATGGTGGCGGGGCTACTCGAAAGTCCGTTTGCCGGGACCCTCGCGGTGGTGGCCGGCCGCAACCATGCCCTCGGTACGGCCCTTGCGGATCTGGAGGACGGTCCGGCCATGCGCCTGCGCTCGCTCGGGCAGATCGATTTTGTGGACGATCTGATCGCCGCGAGCGACCTGGTGATCACCAAGGCCGGTGGGCTCATCGCCAGCGAGGTGATGGCGCGGGGTACGCCGATGGTGATCGTCGATCCGATTCCGGGCCAGGAGGAGTGGAACGCCGATGCGATCGCCGCCTACGGCGCCGGTATCCAGTTGCGGCTGCCGGAGATGGTGGCACCCACCGTGCAGTTTTTGCTGAGCGCGCCGGAGCATCTGGCTTTTATGCGCTCCCAGGCGCGAAAATACGGGCGTCCCACCGCAGCCCTCGCCGTCGTCGAATCGATTCTTGCCCGCCTGAGTGTCTAA